The Megasphaera stantonii genome includes a window with the following:
- a CDS encoding GNAT family N-acetyltransferase: MQIVLAYDKLDDIRQLFQEYTAMLVETDETVKACLAAQGYGDELDHAEEKYGLPDGRLYGVCGDDGRLVGCAAIHRLDETCCELKRLYIQPACRGQGLSRLLMEQCIGEAKQIGYRQMRLDTLPFMTVAIGLYRQYGFYEIPPYYDNPIPAIFMQKDL; this comes from the coding sequence ATGCAGATTGTGTTGGCCTATGACAAATTGGACGATATACGGCAGCTGTTTCAGGAATATACGGCCATGCTGGTCGAGACGGATGAGACGGTAAAGGCTTGTCTGGCGGCGCAGGGCTACGGCGATGAGCTGGATCATGCAGAGGAAAAATACGGCTTGCCTGACGGGCGGCTGTACGGCGTCTGTGGCGACGACGGGCGTCTCGTAGGCTGCGCGGCCATTCACCGTCTCGATGAGACATGCTGCGAGCTGAAACGGCTGTATATTCAGCCGGCTTGTCGGGGACAAGGCCTGAGCCGGCTGCTTATGGAGCAGTGCATCGGCGAGGCGAAGCAGATCGGTTACAGGCAGATGCGGCTGGACACGCTGCCCTTTATGACGGTGGCCATCGGCCTCTACCGGCAGTACGGATTTTACGAAATCCCGCCGTACTATGATAATCCCATTCCGGCTATTTTCATGCAGAAGGACCTGTAA
- a CDS encoding transposase, translated as MNTNKTNSPWPAHRVQFITLCTHEKQTTLGRIYKDKNGFVWQPTVWGMAAEEGLRKLKLSSQLVLIQDYVIMPNHVHLLVLYRRCNDRVVKWFISHCKHTMAQHMLKAQHANEPIWETSYSSHYVQREHTQLALSQNIREHKTRWHYDSLNTFLPRPYSPKV; from the coding sequence ATGAATACTAACAAAACAAACTCTCCCTGGCCGGCCCATCGCGTCCAATTCATCACACTCTGCACGCACGAAAAGCAGACTACTCTCGGAAGGATTTATAAGGATAAAAACGGATTCGTCTGGCAGCCGACGGTATGGGGAATGGCCGCGGAGGAAGGGCTGCGGAAGCTGAAGCTTTCATCTCAGCTCGTTCTGATTCAGGATTACGTCATCATGCCCAATCACGTGCATCTGCTCGTCTTGTACAGGCGATGCAACGACCGCGTCGTCAAATGGTTCATATCGCACTGCAAACACACTATGGCCCAACACATGCTGAAAGCACAGCATGCAAACGAACCGATCTGGGAAACATCCTATTCAAGTCACTATGTGCAGCGAGAACACACGCAGCTTGCACTGAGCCAAAACATACGGGAACATAAAACCCGCTGGCATTACGACAGCCTGAACACGTTTTTGCCGCGCCCCTATTCTCCAAAAGTTTGA
- a CDS encoding F0F1 ATP synthase subunit epsilon, whose translation MAEKGKTIRLEVITPDAAVLNEDVEFVLVRALDGDLGIMPNHAPLIASLDIWPLMYDVGGQRHCLSVASGFLEVSNNAITVITPAAEKPEDIDVERAEAAQQRAEALLHSQRKDIDVHRAEMALKRALCRLDTAKKYGGH comes from the coding sequence ATGGCAGAAAAAGGAAAGACTATCCGTTTGGAAGTAATTACTCCCGATGCTGCCGTATTAAACGAAGATGTGGAATTCGTCCTCGTGCGGGCCTTAGACGGCGATTTGGGCATTATGCCCAATCACGCGCCGCTCATCGCGTCTTTAGATATCTGGCCGCTTATGTACGATGTAGGCGGCCAGCGCCATTGCCTGAGCGTAGCTTCCGGATTTTTGGAAGTGAGCAATAATGCGATTACCGTCATTACGCCGGCGGCGGAAAAGCCTGAAGACATTGACGTCGAGCGGGCAGAAGCAGCCCAGCAGCGGGCGGAAGCATTGCTTCACAGCCAGCGGAAGGACATAGACGTACATCGGGCGGAAATGGCGCTCAAGCGCGCTTTGTGCCGCTTGGACACGGCAAAAAAATACGGCGGACATTAA
- the atpD gene encoding F0F1 ATP synthase subunit beta, translated as MSNNIGKVIQVIGPVIDVRFASEADLPAIYTALHVTGGEGEQAVDLVAEVMQHLGDDVVRCVAMSSTDGLVRGMAAENTGGPIKVPVGKGVLGRIFNVLGQTVDKVDEVVEAEDYWPIHRPAPKFEDQSTGTEILETGIKVVDLIAPYAKGGKIGLFGGAGVGKTVLIMELIHNVATEHGGYSVFTGVGERTREGNDLWNEMKESGVISKTALVYGQMNEPPGARMRVGLTGLTMAEYFRDKEHQDVLLFIDNIFRFIQAGSEVSALLGRIPSAVGYQPTLGTDVGALQERITSTKNGSITSVQAVYVPADDLTDPAPAATFAHLDATTVLSRQIAELGIYPAVDPLDSTSRILDPHILGEDHYQTARAVQAILQKYNDLQDIIAILGIDELSEEDKLTVARARKIQRFLSQPFSVAEQFTGQPGRYVPLKDTIAGFKEILSGRCDDMPEQAFYMVGDIEEAYEKAKTLKGE; from the coding sequence ATGAGCAATAACATTGGGAAAGTAATCCAGGTCATCGGCCCGGTTATTGACGTGCGGTTTGCTTCCGAAGCAGATTTGCCCGCCATTTACACTGCCCTTCACGTCACCGGCGGGGAAGGCGAACAGGCTGTCGACTTGGTAGCAGAAGTTATGCAGCACTTAGGCGACGACGTCGTCCGCTGCGTTGCTATGAGTTCTACAGACGGTCTCGTCCGCGGCATGGCTGCGGAAAATACAGGCGGCCCTATTAAGGTTCCCGTCGGCAAGGGCGTGCTGGGACGTATTTTCAACGTTCTCGGCCAGACCGTCGACAAGGTAGACGAAGTAGTAGAAGCTGAAGACTATTGGCCTATTCATCGGCCGGCTCCGAAATTTGAAGACCAGTCTACAGGCACGGAAATTCTCGAAACGGGCATTAAGGTCGTCGACCTCATCGCACCGTATGCCAAAGGCGGCAAGATTGGCTTGTTCGGCGGCGCCGGTGTAGGCAAGACCGTTCTCATCATGGAATTGATTCACAACGTTGCTACGGAACACGGCGGCTACTCCGTATTTACCGGCGTAGGCGAACGGACCCGCGAAGGCAACGACTTGTGGAACGAAATGAAGGAATCGGGCGTTATCAGCAAGACCGCTCTCGTATACGGCCAGATGAACGAACCGCCTGGAGCCCGTATGCGCGTCGGCCTGACGGGCCTTACGATGGCTGAATATTTCCGCGATAAAGAACATCAGGACGTGCTCCTGTTCATCGACAATATTTTCCGTTTCATTCAGGCCGGTTCGGAAGTATCGGCACTGCTGGGCCGAATTCCTTCGGCTGTTGGGTATCAGCCGACGTTGGGGACGGACGTAGGCGCGCTGCAGGAACGCATCACGTCGACGAAGAACGGCTCCATCACGTCTGTACAGGCCGTATATGTCCCTGCCGACGATTTGACGGACCCGGCTCCGGCTGCGACCTTTGCCCATTTGGATGCGACGACCGTATTGTCCCGTCAGATTGCCGAATTGGGCATTTATCCGGCCGTCGATCCCCTGGATTCGACGTCTCGTATTCTCGATCCCCATATCCTCGGCGAAGACCATTATCAGACGGCCCGCGCCGTTCAGGCTATTTTGCAGAAGTACAACGACCTGCAGGATATCATCGCTATCCTCGGTATCGATGAATTGTCGGAAGAAGACAAGCTCACCGTTGCCCGGGCTCGTAAGATCCAGCGTTTCCTGAGCCAGCCTTTCTCCGTCGCCGAACAGTTTACTGGTCAGCCGGGCCGTTATGTACCGCTGAAAGATACGATTGCCGGCTTTAAGGAAATTCTGTCGGGCCGATGCGACGACATGCCGGAACAGGCGTTCTACATGGTAGGCGATATCGAAGAAGCATATGAAAAGGCCAAGACTCTGAAAGGAGAATAG
- the atpG gene encoding ATP synthase F1 subunit gamma, with protein sequence MPSAREINRRIKSVTNTQQITKAMKMVSSVRLRRAQERALATAPYTEKIEGMLQRLAAASTGEKVALFTPHDEVKRTCYIIVGADKGLAGAFNSNINKAMVAVLKDKPRSASMLLVTGRKPAEYLKHLHIVPDQKWTGFSDKPQFTDAQQIAHVATEQFLAGEVDEVYIIYTKFKSALSQEVQTVKILPISQQDGSEKTGPKEEYLFAPDAHQVLESLLPQYLDMLVYNSLLQSAASELGARMTAMTSATDNAGELIDRLTVHYNKVRQAGITNELTEIVSGANALQ encoded by the coding sequence ATGCCGAGTGCACGCGAAATAAACCGGCGGATCAAATCCGTTACGAATACTCAGCAGATTACGAAAGCCATGAAAATGGTATCGTCTGTACGACTGCGCCGTGCACAGGAAAGGGCGTTGGCCACAGCGCCGTATACGGAAAAAATCGAAGGCATGCTGCAGCGCTTGGCAGCGGCGTCTACAGGCGAAAAAGTCGCCTTGTTTACGCCTCATGACGAAGTGAAGAGGACGTGCTACATTATCGTCGGGGCTGATAAAGGTCTGGCCGGCGCGTTTAATTCCAATATCAACAAGGCCATGGTTGCCGTGCTGAAAGATAAGCCCCGCAGCGCTTCGATGCTGCTCGTGACAGGCCGTAAGCCTGCTGAATATTTAAAGCATTTGCATATCGTGCCGGACCAGAAGTGGACGGGCTTTTCCGATAAGCCGCAGTTCACCGATGCCCAGCAGATTGCCCATGTTGCTACAGAACAATTTTTGGCTGGCGAAGTTGACGAAGTATATATCATTTATACGAAGTTTAAGTCAGCCTTATCGCAAGAAGTACAAACCGTCAAAATACTGCCTATTTCGCAGCAGGACGGCTCTGAAAAAACCGGTCCGAAAGAAGAGTATCTCTTTGCGCCGGATGCCCATCAGGTCTTGGAATCGCTTTTGCCCCAGTATCTGGACATGCTTGTGTACAACAGCCTGCTCCAGTCGGCGGCCAGCGAGCTCGGGGCCCGTATGACGGCTATGACGTCGGCAACGGATAATGCAGGCGAGCTGATCGACAGATTGACTGTCCATTATAACAAAGTCCGTCAGGCCGGCATTACGAACGAACTGACAGAAATTGTCAGCGGTGCTAATGCCCTGCAGTAG
- the atpA gene encoding F0F1 ATP synthase subunit alpha, with amino-acid sequence MKMKPEEITAIIKKQIEDYNVEMNVDDVGTVLEVGDGIAHIYGLDKAMSGELLELPHGVYGMALNLEEDNVGAVLLGDDALIKEGDTVRRTGRVMRVPVGEAMIGRVVNPLGAPIDGKGEIKTTESRLVEVQASGIADRQPVKVPLQTGLKSIDSMVPIGRGQRELIIGDRGTGKTAIAIDTILNQKDSGVICVYVAIGQKASTVARVVRTLEENGAMAYTIVVAATASDGAPLQYLAPYSGVSIGEYFMYQGKDVLCIYDDLSKHAQAYRAMSLLLRRPPGREAYPGDVFYLHSRLLERAAKLSDDLGGGSITALPIIETLAGDLSAYIPTNVISITDGQIFLETEAFNSGIRPAINVGLSVSRVGGSAQIKAMKKIAGTLRLDLAQYRELAAFAQFGSDLDKSTKAQIDKGERTMQLLIQPQYHPMPVEDQVMQIYLAVKNYLMPIQVSEVQQFADGFITFMHTNYPEVGESIKTTKELGQDAEATLQKAIGEYTKQYSATHELIKEEE; translated from the coding sequence ATGAAAATGAAGCCAGAAGAAATAACGGCTATAATCAAGAAACAAATCGAAGATTATAATGTGGAAATGAACGTCGACGATGTCGGCACCGTTCTGGAAGTCGGGGACGGCATTGCCCACATTTACGGTTTGGACAAAGCCATGTCCGGGGAACTGCTGGAACTGCCGCACGGCGTTTACGGCATGGCCCTGAACTTGGAAGAAGACAACGTCGGCGCCGTATTGCTCGGCGATGACGCCCTCATCAAGGAAGGCGACACGGTCCGCCGTACAGGCCGCGTCATGCGCGTTCCCGTAGGCGAAGCTATGATTGGTCGCGTCGTAAACCCCTTGGGTGCGCCTATCGACGGCAAAGGGGAAATCAAGACGACAGAATCCCGTCTCGTCGAAGTGCAGGCGTCAGGTATTGCCGACCGTCAGCCTGTAAAGGTACCTCTTCAGACGGGGCTTAAATCTATCGATTCCATGGTTCCTATCGGACGGGGCCAGCGAGAATTGATCATCGGCGACCGCGGTACGGGCAAGACGGCTATCGCTATCGACACGATTTTAAATCAAAAAGACAGCGGCGTTATTTGCGTTTACGTCGCTATTGGACAAAAAGCCTCGACGGTTGCCCGCGTCGTCCGTACTTTGGAAGAAAACGGCGCGATGGCGTATACTATCGTCGTTGCTGCTACGGCATCTGACGGCGCGCCGCTCCAGTACCTGGCTCCGTATTCGGGCGTATCTATCGGCGAATACTTCATGTATCAGGGCAAGGACGTCCTCTGCATATATGACGACTTGTCCAAACACGCCCAGGCATACCGTGCCATGAGCTTGCTGCTCCGCCGTCCGCCTGGACGTGAAGCCTATCCCGGCGACGTATTCTACTTACATTCCCGTCTGCTGGAACGGGCAGCAAAGCTTTCTGATGATTTGGGTGGCGGCTCCATTACAGCCTTGCCGATCATTGAAACGCTGGCCGGCGACTTGTCGGCGTACATCCCGACAAACGTTATTTCCATTACGGACGGTCAGATATTCCTAGAAACGGAAGCCTTTAACTCTGGTATCCGTCCGGCTATCAACGTCGGCTTGTCCGTATCCCGCGTAGGCGGCTCCGCCCAGATTAAGGCTATGAAGAAAATTGCCGGTACCCTTCGCCTGGATTTAGCGCAGTACCGCGAATTGGCGGCCTTCGCCCAGTTTGGCTCTGACCTCGATAAGAGCACAAAGGCCCAGATCGATAAAGGCGAACGGACGATGCAGCTCTTAATTCAGCCGCAGTATCATCCTATGCCGGTCGAAGACCAGGTTATGCAGATTTATTTGGCTGTTAAAAACTACCTCATGCCGATTCAGGTATCGGAAGTACAGCAGTTTGCCGACGGCTTCATCACGTTCATGCATACCAATTATCCGGAAGTCGGCGAAAGCATCAAGACGACGAAGGAACTCGGCCAGGACGCAGAAGCAACCCTCCAGAAGGCCATCGGCGAATATACAAAGCAGTATAGCGCCACCCATGAGCTGATTAAAGAGGAGGAATAA